The proteins below are encoded in one region of Amycolatopsis acidiphila:
- a CDS encoding YncE family protein: MMVAVPVACALLATACSSDTGKGDDDLQIVANPVAATAPVSPAPAASPAGTVLPAGHVTAMASDDHTLAVAVADPPSVLLYPLGDLNAAPARVAVDGTVEQLSFDAGQVLASIPGKGEVARITDGSHVGELGVPGQPVDAIGAGGETLVAVRDRKAVEVYQGGKLAKTISGGLYSADEVVRSGDQFVVLDRLRTAVFLVDVPGGTIGAGLRAGDGATNAVADSFGRVLVTDTRAGALLAFSTDPLLLRQMYPVPGGVYGIAYDSRRHLAWVTLTGTNQVVGFDVRGGEPVEKYRFPTVRQPDSVTVDAASGKVYVGSATGEGIQVVQP, translated from the coding sequence ATGATGGTGGCGGTACCGGTGGCTTGTGCGCTGCTGGCGACCGCGTGCTCCTCGGACACCGGCAAGGGTGACGACGACCTGCAGATCGTCGCCAACCCCGTGGCGGCGACCGCGCCGGTCTCCCCCGCCCCCGCCGCCTCCCCCGCCGGCACCGTGCTCCCGGCCGGGCACGTGACCGCGATGGCGTCCGACGACCACACGCTCGCCGTGGCGGTGGCCGACCCGCCGTCGGTGCTGCTGTACCCGCTGGGCGACCTGAACGCCGCGCCGGCCCGGGTCGCCGTGGACGGCACGGTCGAGCAGCTCAGCTTCGACGCCGGGCAGGTCCTCGCGAGCATCCCCGGCAAGGGCGAGGTCGCCCGCATCACCGACGGCTCGCACGTCGGCGAGCTGGGCGTGCCAGGTCAGCCGGTGGACGCGATCGGCGCCGGGGGCGAGACGCTCGTGGCGGTACGCGACCGCAAGGCCGTCGAGGTGTACCAGGGCGGCAAGCTCGCGAAGACCATCAGCGGCGGGCTGTACAGCGCCGACGAGGTGGTCCGCAGCGGCGACCAGTTCGTCGTGCTCGACCGGCTGCGCACGGCGGTGTTCCTGGTCGACGTGCCGGGCGGCACGATCGGCGCGGGGCTGCGGGCGGGTGACGGCGCGACGAACGCGGTCGCGGACTCGTTCGGGCGCGTGCTGGTCACCGACACCCGCGCCGGCGCGCTGCTCGCGTTCTCGACCGACCCGTTGCTGCTGCGCCAGATGTACCCGGTGCCCGGCGGGGTGTACGGCATCGCCTACGACAGCCGGCGCCATCTCGCGTGGGTGACGCTCACCGGCACCAACCAGGTCGTGGGCTTCGACGTGCGCGGGGGCGAGCCGGTCGAGAAGTACCGCTTCCCGACCGTGCGGCAGCCGGACTCGGTCACGGTCGACGCGGCGAGCGGCAAGGTCTACGTCGGCTCGGCAACGGGAGAAGGGATCCAGGTGGTCCAGCCATGA
- a CDS encoding aldo/keto reductase has product MEKRQLGRSGLRVSRMALGTMSWGGETDADEAASQLVAFVDAGGTLVDTADIYAEGECERILGALLADLVPRDDVVLATKAVARRTDGPFGGGASRGALLSALEGSLRRLGVDHIDLWQLHAWDDTVPLAETLSALDHAITSGKVRYAGVSNYAGWQLATAASTSTSLVSAQAEYSLVERGVEREVVPAAVHHGIGLLPWAPLGRGVLTGKYRTGTPADSRGASATYAGYVEQHRTDRAARIVEAVSTAADGLGTSPLVVALAWVRDQPGVVAPVVGARDTGQLTGSLAAEEIVLPRAIKAALDDVSAIQFGYPERWPR; this is encoded by the coding sequence ATGGAGAAGCGACAGCTGGGCAGGTCGGGACTGCGCGTCTCCAGGATGGCGCTGGGCACCATGAGCTGGGGCGGTGAGACGGACGCGGACGAGGCGGCGAGCCAGCTGGTCGCGTTCGTGGACGCCGGGGGCACGCTGGTGGACACCGCGGACATCTACGCCGAGGGCGAGTGCGAGCGGATCCTGGGCGCCCTGCTCGCCGACCTGGTGCCCCGCGACGACGTGGTGCTCGCGACGAAGGCGGTCGCCCGGCGCACCGACGGCCCGTTCGGCGGCGGCGCCTCCCGCGGCGCGCTGCTGTCCGCGCTCGAGGGCTCGCTGCGGCGACTGGGCGTGGACCACATCGACCTGTGGCAGCTGCACGCGTGGGACGACACCGTGCCGCTCGCGGAGACGCTCTCGGCGCTCGACCACGCCATCACCTCGGGCAAGGTCCGCTACGCCGGCGTCTCGAACTACGCGGGGTGGCAGCTGGCGACGGCCGCCTCGACCAGCACGTCGCTGGTGTCCGCCCAGGCCGAGTACTCGCTGGTGGAACGCGGGGTGGAGCGCGAGGTCGTGCCCGCGGCGGTGCACCACGGCATCGGGCTGCTGCCGTGGGCGCCACTGGGCCGCGGCGTGCTGACCGGCAAGTACCGCACCGGCACCCCGGCCGACTCGCGTGGCGCGTCCGCGACCTACGCCGGGTACGTGGAGCAGCACCGCACCGACCGGGCCGCCCGGATCGTCGAAGCGGTGTCCACCGCGGCCGACGGCCTGGGCACCTCACCGCTCGTGGTCGCACTGGCCTGGGTGCGGGACCAGCCGGGCGTGGTGGCGCCGGTGGTCGGCGCCCGCGACACCGGTCAGCTCACCGGTTCCCTCGCCGCCGAGGAGATCGTGCTGCCCAGGGCCATCAAAGCCGCGCTCGACGACGTCAGCGCGATCCAGTTCGGTTACCCGGAGCGGTGGCCCAGGTGA
- a CDS encoding undecaprenyl-diphosphate phosphatase, with protein sequence MSWFEAIVLGLVQGLTEFLPISSSAHLRITAALAGWGDPGAAFTAVIQIGTELAVILYFARKIGRIIRAWFFSIFRSEWRHDPDARMGWLVIIGSLPIVVLGLLFQDDIHSTFRDLRITATVLIVFGVVLLIADRVGAKYRDLDHLTVPHGLGYGIAQAFALVPGVSRSGGTVSAGLLLGYTRAEATEYAFLLAVPAVFGSGLYEVSKIGGENSPQWGPTILATLVSFGVGYAVIAWLMSFIKTRSYLPFVVYRLALGAALFVLMATDVLKPDAGPQF encoded by the coding sequence ATGAGCTGGTTCGAAGCGATCGTCCTCGGGCTCGTCCAGGGCCTGACCGAGTTCCTCCCCATCTCCTCGAGCGCGCACCTGCGCATCACCGCGGCGCTGGCGGGCTGGGGCGACCCCGGCGCCGCCTTCACCGCGGTCATCCAGATCGGCACCGAGCTCGCGGTGATCCTCTACTTCGCGCGCAAGATCGGGCGGATCATCCGCGCCTGGTTCTTCTCGATCTTCCGTAGCGAGTGGCGCCACGACCCCGACGCCCGGATGGGCTGGCTGGTGATCATCGGCTCGCTCCCGATCGTCGTGCTGGGCCTGCTGTTCCAGGACGACATCCACTCCACCTTCCGCGACCTGCGGATCACCGCGACCGTGCTGATCGTGTTCGGCGTCGTGCTGCTCATCGCCGACCGGGTCGGCGCGAAGTACCGCGACCTCGACCACCTGACCGTGCCGCACGGCCTGGGCTACGGCATCGCGCAGGCGTTCGCGCTGGTCCCGGGCGTGTCGCGGTCGGGCGGCACCGTCAGCGCCGGGCTGCTGCTCGGCTACACCCGCGCGGAGGCGACCGAGTACGCCTTCCTGCTCGCCGTGCCCGCGGTCTTCGGCTCCGGGCTGTACGAGGTCAGCAAGATCGGCGGGGAGAACAGCCCGCAGTGGGGCCCGACGATCCTGGCGACGCTGGTGTCGTTCGGGGTGGGCTACGCGGTGATCGCCTGGCTGATGAGCTTCATCAAGACGCGCAGCTACCTGCCGTTCGTGGTCTACCGGCTCGCACTGGGCGCCGCGCTGTTCGTGCTGATGGCCACCGACGTCCTCAAGCCCGACGCCGGACCCCAGTTCTGA
- a CDS encoding histidine phosphatase family protein, translating into MATVILLRHGRSTANGSGVLAGRTPKVGLDDTGRGQARALLDRLAGVPLAEAVVSPMLRCKQTVAPLVDGRGLDRAVDPRLSEVDYGDWTNRELRTLVKEPLWRVVQAHPSAAVFPGGEGLAAMQARAVAAVREHDARITATHGEHAVWLLCSHGDVLKAILADALGQHLDSFQRIVVDPASISVVRYTETRPFVLRVNDHGSDFAGVVPPPPKRGRKKASSDAEVGGSTGRRGRQ; encoded by the coding sequence GTGGCTACCGTGATCCTTCTCCGGCACGGCCGCTCGACCGCGAACGGATCGGGCGTGCTGGCCGGCCGGACCCCCAAGGTGGGGCTCGACGACACCGGGCGCGGCCAGGCCAGGGCACTGCTCGACCGGCTCGCCGGAGTGCCGCTGGCCGAGGCCGTCGTGTCGCCCATGCTGCGCTGCAAGCAGACCGTGGCACCGCTGGTGGACGGCCGCGGGCTGGACCGCGCGGTCGACCCCCGGCTGTCCGAAGTGGACTACGGCGACTGGACGAACCGCGAGCTCAGGACGCTGGTCAAGGAGCCGCTGTGGCGGGTGGTGCAGGCGCACCCGTCGGCGGCGGTCTTCCCCGGCGGCGAGGGCCTCGCGGCGATGCAGGCCCGCGCCGTCGCCGCCGTCCGCGAGCACGACGCCCGCATCACCGCCACCCACGGTGAGCACGCGGTCTGGCTGCTGTGCAGCCACGGCGACGTGCTCAAGGCGATCCTCGCCGACGCGCTGGGCCAGCACCTGGACTCGTTCCAGCGGATCGTGGTCGACCCGGCGTCGATCTCGGTCGTGCGCTACACCGAGACTCGCCCGTTCGTGTTGCGGGTGAACGACCACGGCTCCGATTTCGCGGGAGTGGTGCCACCGCCGCCCAAGCGCGGTAGGAAGAAGGCATCCTCCGATGCCGAGGTCGGAGGTTCCACGGGACGAAGGGGCCGTCAGTGA
- a CDS encoding M3 family metallopeptidase: MNSQLSPDNPFAKPSELPYGLPPFDRIRDEHHAAAFEAGLAEHAAEVEAIAANPEPATFDNTVVALERSGSLLTRVSSVFFNLTSSDTNPALQDLQAEIAPKLAAHHDAIHLDPRLYARVRELFDNRAALGLDEESAWLLERVHTDFRRAGAGLPEADQARLRELNGELSTLSTRFQENLLRDTNDLAVVVDDASELAGLSADAVAAAREAANSRGEQDRYLLSLNLPTSQPLLASLENRALRERLFRASTARGNRGNDNDNSAVLTRIAALRAERAALLGYPHHAAYVISDETARTSEAAVGLLERLAPAAVANAKRDAEELQRYLEQDIPGATLEPWDWAFYGERVRKARYDIDEATLRPYFELDRVLRDGVFFAANQLYGLSFTERHDLPTYHPEVRVFEVFDADGSPLGLFLGDYYTRDSKRGGAWMNTFADQSYLLGGRPVVVNNLNISRPPEGEPTLLTFDEVVTAFHEFGHALHALMSAVRYPAFSGTNVPRDFVEYPSQVNEMWMLWPQVLANYAKHHETGEPLPQRLVERLQESAQYGQGHATTEYLAAALLDQAWHGISADDDIDDVARFEAAALEKAGVALRVVPPRYRSTYFAHVFSGGYSAGYYSYIWSEVLDADTVEWFHENGGLTRANGDHFRSTLLSRGGSTDSMAAFRTFRGRDPEITPLLTRRGLTGA, encoded by the coding sequence GTGAACTCTCAGCTCTCACCGGACAATCCGTTCGCGAAGCCGAGCGAACTGCCCTACGGGCTGCCGCCGTTCGACCGCATCCGCGACGAGCACCACGCGGCGGCGTTCGAGGCGGGACTGGCCGAGCACGCGGCCGAGGTCGAGGCCATCGCGGCGAACCCCGAGCCCGCGACGTTCGACAACACCGTCGTGGCGCTGGAGCGGTCCGGCAGCCTGCTCACGCGGGTGTCGTCGGTGTTCTTCAACCTCACCTCCTCCGACACCAACCCCGCACTGCAGGACCTGCAGGCGGAGATCGCGCCCAAGCTCGCCGCGCACCACGACGCCATCCACCTCGACCCGCGGCTGTACGCCCGGGTGCGCGAGCTGTTCGACAACCGCGCCGCGCTCGGCCTGGACGAGGAGTCGGCGTGGCTGCTCGAGCGCGTGCACACCGACTTCCGCCGCGCGGGCGCCGGCCTGCCGGAGGCCGACCAGGCGCGGCTGCGGGAGCTCAACGGGGAACTGTCCACCTTGAGCACCCGGTTCCAGGAGAACCTGTTGCGCGACACCAACGACCTCGCGGTCGTGGTGGACGACGCGAGCGAGCTGGCGGGCCTGTCCGCGGACGCCGTCGCGGCGGCGCGGGAGGCCGCGAACTCGCGTGGCGAGCAGGACCGGTACCTGCTGAGCCTGAACCTGCCGACGTCGCAGCCGCTGCTGGCCTCGCTGGAGAACCGCGCCCTGCGGGAGCGGCTGTTCCGGGCCTCCACCGCGCGTGGCAACCGGGGCAACGACAACGACAACAGCGCGGTGCTCACCCGGATCGCGGCCCTGCGGGCCGAGCGCGCGGCGCTGCTGGGCTACCCGCACCACGCGGCGTACGTCATCTCCGACGAGACGGCGCGCACCTCGGAGGCGGCGGTGGGGCTGCTGGAGCGGCTCGCCCCCGCGGCGGTCGCCAACGCCAAGCGGGACGCCGAGGAGCTGCAGCGCTACCTCGAGCAGGACATCCCGGGCGCGACGCTGGAGCCGTGGGACTGGGCGTTCTACGGCGAGCGGGTCCGCAAGGCGCGCTACGACATCGACGAGGCCACCCTGCGCCCGTACTTCGAGCTGGACCGGGTGCTGCGCGACGGCGTGTTCTTCGCGGCCAACCAGTTGTACGGGCTGAGCTTCACCGAGCGGCACGACCTGCCGACCTACCACCCCGAGGTGCGGGTGTTCGAGGTCTTCGACGCGGACGGCTCGCCGCTGGGGCTGTTCCTCGGCGACTACTACACACGTGACTCCAAGCGCGGCGGCGCGTGGATGAACACCTTCGCCGACCAGTCGTACCTGCTGGGCGGGCGCCCGGTGGTGGTCAACAACCTGAACATCTCGCGCCCGCCGGAGGGCGAGCCGACGCTGCTGACGTTCGACGAGGTGGTGACCGCCTTCCACGAGTTCGGGCACGCCCTGCACGCGCTGATGTCGGCGGTGCGGTACCCGGCGTTCTCCGGCACGAACGTGCCGCGCGACTTCGTGGAGTACCCGTCGCAGGTCAACGAGATGTGGATGCTGTGGCCGCAGGTGCTGGCGAACTACGCCAAGCACCACGAGACCGGCGAGCCGCTGCCGCAGCGGCTGGTCGAGCGGCTGCAGGAGTCTGCGCAGTACGGCCAGGGCCACGCGACGACGGAGTACCTCGCGGCGGCGCTGCTGGACCAGGCGTGGCACGGCATCTCGGCCGACGACGACATCGACGACGTCGCCCGCTTCGAGGCGGCGGCGCTGGAGAAGGCGGGGGTGGCGCTGCGCGTCGTGCCGCCGCGGTACCGCAGCACGTACTTCGCGCACGTCTTCAGCGGCGGTTATTCGGCGGGCTACTACTCCTACATCTGGAGCGAGGTCCTCGACGCCGACACGGTGGAGTGGTTCCACGAGAACGGCGGCCTGACCAGGGCGAACGGCGACCACTTCCGGTCGACGCTGCTCAGCCGCGGCGGCAGCACCGACTCGATGGCGGCGTTCCGCACCTTCCGCGGCCGCGACCCGGAGATCACCCCGCTGCTGACCCGGCGAGGACTCACCGGCGCCTAG
- a CDS encoding malate dehydrogenase yields the protein MTHAPVNVTVTGAAGQIGYALLFRIASGQLLGADTPVKLRLLEIPQAVKAAEGTAMELEDGAFPLLAGTDIFDDPKQAFEGTNVALLVGARPRTKGMERGDLLEANGGIFKPQGEAINAGAAEDVKVLVVGNPANTNALIAQSNAPDVPAERFTAMTRLDHNRATAQLAKKLGVSVADIKKLTIWGNHSATQYPDIFHAEVAGKNAAEAVGDQKWLEDDFIPTVAKRGAAIIEARGASSAASAASAAIDHVHTWVNGTAGGNWTSMAVPSDGSYGVPEGLISSFPVTTRDGKWEIVQGLEIDDFSRGKIDASVAELTEERDAVRKLGLV from the coding sequence ATGACCCATGCCCCCGTCAACGTCACCGTCACCGGCGCCGCCGGCCAGATCGGCTACGCGCTGCTGTTCCGCATCGCGTCCGGTCAGCTGCTCGGCGCGGACACCCCGGTGAAGCTGCGGCTGCTGGAGATCCCGCAGGCGGTCAAGGCGGCCGAGGGCACCGCGATGGAGCTCGAAGACGGGGCGTTCCCGCTGCTGGCGGGCACCGACATCTTCGACGACCCGAAGCAGGCCTTCGAGGGCACCAACGTCGCGCTGCTGGTCGGCGCCCGGCCCCGCACCAAGGGCATGGAGCGCGGTGACCTGCTGGAGGCCAACGGCGGCATCTTCAAGCCGCAGGGCGAGGCGATCAACGCCGGTGCCGCCGAGGACGTCAAGGTGCTGGTGGTCGGCAACCCGGCCAACACCAACGCCCTGATCGCGCAGTCCAACGCCCCCGACGTGCCTGCCGAGCGGTTCACCGCGATGACCCGCCTCGACCACAACCGCGCGACCGCCCAGCTGGCGAAGAAGCTCGGCGTGTCCGTGGCCGACATCAAGAAGCTCACGATCTGGGGCAACCACTCCGCCACCCAGTACCCGGACATCTTCCACGCCGAGGTCGCGGGCAAGAACGCCGCCGAGGCCGTGGGCGACCAGAAGTGGCTGGAGGACGACTTCATCCCGACCGTCGCCAAGCGCGGCGCGGCGATCATCGAGGCCCGGGGCGCGTCCTCGGCCGCGTCGGCCGCCTCGGCCGCGATCGACCACGTCCACACCTGGGTCAACGGCACCGCGGGGGGCAACTGGACCTCGATGGCCGTACCGTCGGACGGCTCCTACGGCGTGCCCGAGGGCCTGATCTCGTCCTTCCCGGTGACCACCCGTGACGGCAAGTGGGAGATCGTGCAGGGCCTGGAGATCGACGACTTCTCGCGCGGCAAGATCGACGCGTCCGTGGCCGAGCTGACCGAAGAGCGCGACGCGGTCCGCAAACTCGGACTGGTCTGA
- a CDS encoding FUSC family protein, translated as METLTITWERLRDRLVAADPGLLRLRRAALAVGGIAFAILVLGLLGRPIPTIMLAAIAAMQSAFTVNDRTPRAQAVTLVLAFCSGALSLTVASIGITRPPLDSVLFILLIFLAVYAQRFAPRGPALGALAFFMFFFSMFLQIHFAQLPQYVLALAVGVAGNALMRFVVLRRDPQRELVRIRRAFRARLGRHAAAAAAYLAGGGSERRRNQLRRADSRLHEAVLMIEDAIDEVLDPPASELLRRRAIEVEIAAQWLSITVRRTNTEKLPDEVRDELVGSLLRFESLIEHDPRELPVISATEEFSRMLVTGSRLKDKPEPGDELRRAIAELALADVNAQRIAEQDYSAEAEFPEPGEPESKRFFAFDNQARAALQAMIGGALAVLGGELVSHQRWYWAVLTVFVVFLNTSTTGATFVKGFRRVLGTLAGIFGGTLLALLVTGNLALTVVLILVCVFCLVYTARVSQVVMSFFITCMLGLLYSMLGTFTVDVLWLRVAETAVGATAGILAAVAVLPVRTRTVLRSDLEAVLGDLHEFLDQAEVLLSGRENVNIIELSRELDRAVEKVRTTVEPLTHPMNLSSRRDYGSYVLATLDRLSFRARHIAARAEPGLFAGDERLTELVDRITHNIDVLAESVQGGTQRKLDRDTETPITRESDDRHVRSVLTSLGRIDEGVIALGRVFEVPTAESVKPGVGRRTGSARAAADRVTSTSEENVRRSAQ; from the coding sequence ATGGAGACGCTGACGATCACCTGGGAGCGCCTGCGCGACCGGCTGGTGGCCGCCGACCCCGGGCTGCTGCGGCTGCGCCGCGCGGCGCTCGCGGTCGGCGGGATCGCGTTCGCGATCCTCGTGCTCGGCCTGCTGGGCCGCCCGATCCCGACGATCATGCTCGCCGCGATCGCGGCGATGCAGTCGGCGTTCACCGTCAACGACCGGACCCCCAGGGCGCAGGCGGTGACCCTGGTGCTCGCGTTCTGCTCGGGCGCGCTGTCGCTGACCGTCGCCTCGATCGGCATCACCCGGCCGCCGCTGGACAGCGTGCTGTTCATCCTGCTGATCTTCCTGGCGGTGTACGCGCAGCGATTCGCGCCGCGCGGCCCCGCGCTCGGCGCACTGGCGTTCTTCATGTTCTTCTTCTCGATGTTCCTGCAGATCCACTTCGCGCAGCTGCCGCAGTACGTGCTGGCGCTGGCGGTCGGGGTCGCGGGCAACGCGCTGATGCGCTTCGTGGTGCTGCGCCGCGATCCGCAACGGGAGCTGGTGCGCATCCGGCGCGCGTTCCGGGCCCGGCTCGGCCGGCACGCGGCCGCCGCGGCGGCGTATCTGGCCGGCGGCGGCAGCGAGCGGCGGCGCAACCAGCTGCGGCGGGCGGACTCCCGCCTGCACGAGGCGGTACTGATGATCGAGGACGCGATCGACGAGGTGCTCGACCCGCCTGCGTCGGAGCTGCTGCGCCGGCGCGCCATCGAGGTCGAGATCGCGGCGCAGTGGCTGTCGATCACCGTGCGGCGGACCAACACCGAGAAGCTGCCCGACGAGGTCCGCGACGAGCTGGTCGGCAGTCTCCTGCGGTTCGAGTCGCTGATCGAGCACGACCCGCGCGAGCTGCCGGTGATCAGCGCGACCGAGGAGTTCAGCAGGATGCTGGTCACCGGCAGCCGGCTGAAGGACAAGCCCGAGCCGGGCGACGAGCTGCGCCGCGCCATCGCGGAGCTCGCGCTGGCCGACGTCAACGCCCAGCGGATCGCCGAGCAGGACTACTCCGCCGAGGCCGAGTTCCCGGAACCCGGCGAGCCGGAGAGCAAGCGGTTCTTCGCCTTCGACAACCAGGCCCGCGCGGCACTGCAGGCCATGATCGGCGGCGCGCTCGCCGTGCTGGGCGGCGAGCTGGTGTCGCACCAGCGGTGGTACTGGGCGGTGCTGACGGTGTTCGTGGTGTTCCTCAACACCTCCACCACCGGCGCGACGTTCGTGAAGGGCTTCCGGCGGGTGCTGGGCACCCTGGCGGGGATCTTCGGCGGGACGCTGCTGGCGCTGCTGGTGACCGGCAACCTCGCGCTCACCGTCGTGCTCATCCTCGTGTGCGTGTTCTGCCTGGTCTACACCGCGCGCGTGTCGCAGGTGGTGATGTCGTTCTTCATCACCTGCATGCTCGGGCTGCTCTACAGCATGCTCGGCACGTTCACCGTCGACGTGCTGTGGCTGCGGGTCGCCGAGACCGCGGTGGGCGCCACGGCCGGCATCCTCGCCGCGGTCGCCGTGCTGCCGGTGCGCACCCGGACCGTGCTGCGCTCGGACCTGGAGGCGGTGCTGGGCGACCTGCACGAGTTCCTCGACCAGGCCGAGGTGCTGCTCTCGGGCCGGGAGAACGTCAACATCATCGAGCTGTCCCGCGAGCTGGACCGCGCGGTCGAGAAGGTCCGCACCACGGTCGAGCCGCTGACGCATCCGATGAACCTGTCCAGCCGGCGCGACTACGGCTCCTACGTGCTCGCGACGCTCGACCGGCTCTCCTTCCGCGCGCGCCACATCGCCGCCCGCGCCGAGCCCGGCCTGTTCGCGGGCGACGAGCGGCTCACCGAGCTCGTGGACCGGATCACGCACAACATCGACGTGCTCGCCGAGTCGGTGCAGGGCGGCACCCAGCGCAAGCTGGACCGCGACACTGAGACGCCGATCACCCGCGAATCCGACGACCGGCACGTCCGGTCGGTGCTGACCAGCCTCGGCCGCATTGACGAGGGCGTTATCGCGCTGGGCCGGGTGTTCGAGGTCCCCACGGCGGAATCGGTCAAGCCGGGTGTGGGGCGACGCACCGGGTCCGCGCGGGCGGCGGCCGATAGAGTCACCAGCACAAGCGAAGAGAACGTCCGCAGGAGTGCGCAATGA